One Gemmatimonadaceae bacterium DNA segment encodes these proteins:
- the queG gene encoding tRNA epoxyqueuosine(34) reductase QueG — translation MTRSIEERVKAHAYALGFDLVGIAALGPAETAPAFARWLAAGYAGEMAYLARGAGKRADTRLPVTGAKSAVVVALDYGGKAPDGPVARYARGDDYHDVMLDRLNELHRLLEAEVGASVPGKAYVDTGPILERDLARKAGLGWFGKNTNLINPTLGSYFFLSELLVDLELAPDAPFDVERCGSCRACLDACPTGAFVEPGVLDAPRCISYLTIELKGEIPEAFHGTIAEGGHIYGCDVCQEVCPWNVKFAREVQEPSFQPRAVIAGKDARTLATDILAMSEDEFRTAFKGSAMKRAKLPGLKRNAAALLADA, via the coding sequence GTGACGCGGTCCATCGAGGAGCGCGTCAAGGCGCACGCCTACGCCCTCGGCTTCGATCTGGTTGGCATCGCCGCGCTGGGCCCCGCCGAAACTGCACCGGCGTTCGCGCGGTGGTTGGCGGCGGGCTACGCCGGCGAGATGGCGTATCTGGCGCGCGGGGCCGGCAAGCGCGCCGACACGCGGCTGCCCGTGACCGGGGCGAAGAGCGCAGTGGTGGTGGCGCTCGACTACGGCGGCAAGGCGCCCGACGGCCCGGTGGCGCGCTATGCCCGCGGCGACGACTACCACGACGTGATGCTCGACCGGCTGAATGAGCTGCACCGACTGCTCGAGGCTGAAGTGGGCGCGTCCGTGCCCGGCAAGGCGTACGTGGATACGGGGCCCATTCTCGAGCGTGACCTGGCGCGGAAGGCGGGGCTCGGCTGGTTCGGAAAGAATACGAATCTCATCAATCCGACACTCGGGTCTTACTTCTTTCTCAGCGAGCTGCTCGTGGATCTCGAACTTGCGCCCGACGCGCCGTTCGATGTCGAACGGTGCGGGAGTTGCCGCGCGTGTCTGGACGCCTGCCCGACTGGAGCCTTCGTGGAGCCGGGGGTCCTCGATGCGCCGAGGTGTATTTCGTACCTGACCATCGAGTTGAAAGGGGAGATTCCGGAGGCGTTCCATGGCACGATCGCCGAGGGCGGGCATATATACGGGTGCGATGTGTGCCAGGAGGTGTGCCCGTGGAACGTGAAGTTCGCGCGGGAGGTGCAGGAGCCGAGCTTCCAGCCGCGGGCGGTGATTGCGGGGAAGGACGCGCGGACGCTGGCGACCGATATCCTCGCCATGAGCGAAGACGAATTCCGCACCGCGTTCAAGGGCTCGGCAATGAAGCGGGCGAAGTTGCCGGGCTTGAAGCGCAATGCCGCGGCGCTGCTCGCCGACGCATGA
- a CDS encoding helix-turn-helix domain-containing protein, with product MLGTEANVRLLRVLFATGGEPLGAGELARRAALGRTSIYKALSHLEQAGIVSHVGTGAQRQIRVREEHPLALVLHTLFEGEASAFDRLLDALRQAAAKVPDAVAVWIEGPIATGTDAPDEPVTCVVLGTPDALPRLTVGLRDALAPIERAFDVTVSIHGATRAELAMRSGVGVRALRDAILLAGTPPAAFHPSTRAQAGKRRHVGTHGDLDAQAVALGAALATLIRRDPGLVDRAGRDIERRLRRASPRERRELEEWAQLLSTATPNRLRALLVDPGERMTRLRQSMPFMSVLAADERASLAKLARDATSEE from the coding sequence ATGCTCGGCACCGAAGCGAACGTCCGGCTGCTCCGGGTGCTGTTCGCAACCGGAGGTGAGCCACTCGGGGCCGGCGAGTTGGCGCGCCGAGCGGCGCTCGGCCGCACGTCGATCTACAAGGCGCTGAGCCATCTGGAGCAGGCCGGGATCGTGAGCCACGTTGGCACCGGGGCCCAGCGTCAGATCCGGGTCCGGGAGGAGCATCCCCTCGCGCTGGTGCTGCACACACTGTTCGAGGGGGAGGCGTCGGCCTTCGACCGACTCCTCGACGCGCTGCGCCAGGCCGCCGCGAAGGTCCCGGACGCTGTGGCGGTCTGGATCGAGGGGCCCATCGCGACCGGCACGGATGCTCCTGATGAACCCGTGACGTGCGTTGTGCTCGGAACGCCCGACGCGCTGCCGCGACTCACGGTCGGACTTCGGGACGCCTTGGCCCCGATTGAGCGCGCGTTCGACGTGACGGTCTCCATCCACGGCGCGACGCGCGCCGAGCTCGCGATGCGATCGGGGGTCGGCGTACGCGCACTCCGCGATGCCATTCTGCTCGCGGGAACTCCGCCTGCCGCGTTTCACCCTTCGACCCGAGCGCAGGCTGGAAAGCGCCGGCACGTTGGAACGCACGGGGACCTCGACGCGCAGGCGGTGGCACTCGGGGCCGCGCTGGCGACGCTCATCAGGCGGGATCCCGGCCTCGTCGATCGTGCGGGGCGCGACATCGAGCGTCGGTTGCGGCGCGCGTCGCCGCGCGAGCGTCGCGAACTCGAAGAATGGGCTCAGTTGCTCAGCACCGCGACGCCAAACCGCCTTCGTGCGCTGCTCGTCGATCCGGGGGAGCGGATGACGCGGCTGCGGCAATCGATGCCGTTCATGAGCGTGCTTGCCGCGGACGAGCGCGCGAGCCTGGCGAAGCTGGCGCGCGACGCGACGAGCGAGGAATGA